Proteins co-encoded in one Paraburkholderia edwinii genomic window:
- a CDS encoding septation protein A — protein MKFLFDLFPIILFFVAFKIWGIFTATAVAIGATLVQIAWVAFRHRKVDPMLWISLGVVTVFGGATLVLHNDTFIKWKPTVLYWAFSVVLIVSQFAFSKNLIEAMMGKQITLPHRIWGHLNIVWAVFFVLLGILNLLVAYHFSTDTWVNFKLFGATGCLIVFIVGQSLWLAKYMKEE, from the coding sequence ATGAAATTCCTGTTCGATCTGTTCCCGATCATCCTGTTTTTTGTCGCGTTCAAGATCTGGGGCATTTTCACCGCGACCGCGGTGGCGATCGGCGCGACGCTCGTGCAGATCGCGTGGGTGGCGTTCCGCCATCGCAAGGTCGATCCGATGCTGTGGATCAGCCTCGGCGTCGTCACGGTGTTCGGCGGCGCCACGCTCGTATTGCACAACGACACCTTCATCAAATGGAAGCCCACCGTGCTCTACTGGGCATTCTCGGTGGTGCTGATCGTCTCGCAGTTCGCGTTCAGCAAGAACCTGATCGAAGCGATGATGGGCAAGCAGATTACGCTGCCGCATCGGATCTGGGGGCATCTGAATATTGTCTGGGCCGTGTTCTTCGTGCTGCTCGGCATTCTGAACCTTCTCGTTGCGTACCACTTCTCGACCGACACGTGGGTCAACTTCAAGCTGTTCGGCGCGACCGGCTGCCTGATCGTGTTTATCGTCGGGCAGAGTTTGTGGCTCGCGAAATATATGAAAGAAGAGTGA
- the msrB gene encoding peptide-methionine (R)-S-oxide reductase MsrB, giving the protein MNADDLNNPAKTSADTTEYPVQKDDAEWRKQLSETEYEVTRHAATERPFTGRYWDHWDRGIYDCVACGTPLFESDTKFDAGCGWPSYFKPLNGEVIEERTDRSHGMLRIEVRCKNCGSHLGHVFEDGPAPTGLRYCINSAALQFEPK; this is encoded by the coding sequence ATGAACGCAGACGATCTGAACAACCCCGCGAAGACCTCCGCCGACACCACCGAATACCCGGTCCAGAAAGACGACGCCGAGTGGCGCAAGCAGTTGTCCGAGACCGAGTACGAGGTCACGCGTCACGCGGCCACCGAGCGCCCGTTCACGGGCCGCTACTGGGACCACTGGGATCGCGGCATCTACGATTGCGTCGCGTGCGGCACGCCGCTTTTCGAATCCGACACGAAGTTCGACGCCGGCTGCGGCTGGCCCAGCTACTTCAAGCCGCTCAACGGCGAAGTGATCGAGGAACGCACGGACCGCTCGCACGGCATGCTGCGCATCGAGGTGCGCTGCAAGAACTGCGGCTCGCATCTGGGCCACGTGTTCGAAGACGGCCCGGCGCCGACGGGCCTGCGCTACTGCATCAACTCGGCTGCGTTACAATTCGAGCCCAAGTAA
- a CDS encoding virulence factor family protein, producing MARGLAPTARAVRIARAACAAFLALVAFAPVGPLVSAAHADTATTVAGGRYGDVTVTKPTGEMRGFVVLFSEAGGWAASDQQAADALAHDGALVVGVDTPRYAAKLAAGKRESCHNLYSDAEDIGHQLERQVQSSRYFSPIMAGTGEGALVAERALAQAPANTIGGAMSLDANGTLDKRFAPCPADPTLSRGTGLPGFLAQGVTNADRGGSASGVGVGASPVFAAAAQPNNARTTRRTFAPGMTKAARLAALTEPYLRTDASREEDVSDLPLIELPAAHPTDMLAVVISGDGGWRDLDKTIAESLQRQGVSVIGWDSLRYFWSEKTPAQTSHDLARVLKTYGARWHANQIALVGYSFGADVMPFAYNRLPDALRAKVSFVSLLGFAPDADFQIRVTGWLGMPASENALPVKPELAKMPPAIIQCVYGEKEEDTLCPSLSKTGIELVRTPGDHHFGGRYDDLAKHMVESWKKQIAARG from the coding sequence ATGGCGCGCGGCCTCGCGCCGACGGCGCGTGCAGTGCGCATCGCTCGCGCGGCATGCGCCGCGTTCTTAGCGCTGGTCGCGTTCGCGCCGGTCGGGCCGCTGGTTTCCGCCGCCCACGCCGACACCGCCACGACCGTCGCGGGCGGCCGCTATGGCGACGTCACGGTGACGAAGCCCACCGGCGAGATGCGCGGGTTTGTCGTGCTGTTTTCGGAAGCGGGCGGCTGGGCAGCGTCAGACCAACAGGCAGCCGACGCGCTCGCGCATGACGGCGCGCTCGTGGTTGGTGTCGATACGCCGCGCTATGCGGCAAAGCTTGCCGCCGGCAAACGCGAAAGCTGCCACAACCTCTATAGCGATGCCGAGGACATCGGCCATCAGCTCGAACGCCAGGTGCAATCGAGCCGCTACTTTTCGCCGATCATGGCAGGCACGGGCGAAGGCGCGTTAGTCGCCGAACGCGCGCTTGCGCAGGCGCCGGCCAATACGATCGGCGGCGCGATGTCGCTCGATGCGAACGGCACGCTCGACAAGCGCTTTGCGCCCTGCCCGGCTGATCCGACGTTGAGCCGCGGCACGGGGCTGCCGGGATTTCTGGCGCAAGGCGTGACCAATGCCGATCGCGGTGGCAGCGCCAGCGGCGTCGGTGTCGGTGCATCGCCGGTGTTCGCCGCGGCTGCGCAGCCGAACAATGCGAGGACCACGCGTCGCACCTTCGCGCCCGGCATGACGAAAGCCGCGCGCCTCGCTGCGCTGACCGAACCGTATCTGCGCACAGACGCCTCACGCGAAGAAGATGTGTCTGACCTGCCGCTGATCGAACTGCCCGCCGCGCATCCGACCGACATGCTCGCAGTCGTGATTTCAGGCGATGGCGGCTGGCGCGATCTCGACAAGACGATTGCCGAATCTCTACAGCGACAAGGCGTGTCGGTAATCGGCTGGGATTCGCTGCGCTATTTCTGGAGCGAAAAGACGCCCGCGCAGACAAGTCACGATCTTGCGCGCGTTCTGAAGACCTATGGCGCGCGCTGGCACGCGAACCAGATCGCGCTGGTCGGTTATTCGTTCGGCGCGGACGTGATGCCGTTCGCGTACAACCGGCTACCCGACGCGCTGCGCGCCAAGGTGTCGTTCGTGTCGCTGCTTGGCTTTGCGCCCGATGCCGATTTTCAGATTCGCGTGACCGGCTGGCTCGGCATGCCCGCGAGCGAGAACGCACTGCCCGTGAAACCGGAACTGGCGAAGATGCCGCCGGCGATTATCCAGTGTGTGTACGGCGAGAAAGAGGAAGACACGCTGTGCCCGTCGTTATCGAAGACGGGTATCGAGCTCGTGCGCACGCCGGGCGATCATCATTTCGGCGGCCGATACGATGATCTGGCGAAGCATATGGTGGAAAGCTGGAAGAAGCAGATTGCGGCGCGTGGGTAG
- a CDS encoding BolA family protein, whose amino-acid sequence MSADAFLHATPAERIALIEARLTAALAPVESIAVRDDSAQHAGHAGAASGGHYSVTIVADAFAGKPRVARHRLVYDALADAMQRGIHALAITAYTPQEFRQLPH is encoded by the coding sequence ATGAGCGCCGACGCATTCCTTCACGCCACCCCGGCCGAGCGCATCGCATTGATCGAAGCGCGCCTCACCGCCGCGCTCGCGCCGGTCGAATCGATCGCCGTGCGCGACGACAGCGCGCAGCATGCGGGGCACGCCGGAGCCGCCTCGGGCGGCCATTACAGCGTGACGATCGTGGCCGACGCATTCGCGGGCAAGCCGCGGGTGGCGCGGCATCGGCTGGTGTATGATGCGCTGGCCGATGCGATGCAGCGCGGCATTCACGCACTCGCAATCACGGCTTACACGCCGCAAGAATTCAGGCAGCTGCCGCATTAA
- the purL gene encoding phosphoribosylformylglycinamidine synthase, whose translation MAHFSCFPGASALSDFRQTRLLDTLTRIDANIVGVRGQYLHFVNAQTPLSGEDSAKIEALMHYGDPFDAGNGHKEKGAVETFLVVPRFGTVSPWASKATDIAHHCGLTQVRRIERGIEFTVVLKGGLLGGKKALSDSAREAVAAALHDRMTESVAPSRDHAMHLFDELPAKPLLTVDVLGSGRQALERANAELGLALADDEIDYLVDAFTKLGRNPTDVELMMFAQANSEHCRHKIFNAQWTIDGEAQDMSLFAMIRNTEKLNPQGTIVAYSDNSAIMRGAQAERWFPRPAQQQGALAEHYGRHVELTHTLMKVETHNHPTAISPFPGAATGAGGEIRDEGATGRGARPKAGLTGFTVSNLDLPDARESWENERDATQPVGHRNSADQHGAYGRPDRIASPLQIMIDGPLGGAAFNNEFGRPNLGGYFRTYEQNVAGRVRGYHKPIMIAGGIGNISDAHTHKHDLPEGSLLIQLGGPGMRIGMGGGAASSMATGTNTAELDFDSVQRGNPEIERRAQEVINACWQMGERNPILSIHDVGAGGLSNAFPELVDGADKGAHFELRKVPLEESGLSPREIWSNEAQERYVLAIAPADLAKFEAICDRERCPFAVVGTATSERQLKLTDDAADGAGPHDAHAHEPVDMPMEVLLGKAPRMHRDVQRASTALPAVDLTHVSLNEVAASVLRHPTVGSKSFLITIGDRSVGGTTVRDQMVGPWQVPVADCAITTMDYAGFHGEAMTMAERTPLAVIDAPASGRMAVGEAVTNIASAPIASLDKLKLSANWMAACGSPGEDAALYDTVKAIGMELCPALGIGIPVGKDSLSMRTKWDENGVAKEVVAPVSLIISAFAPVDDVRQHLTPQLRRTDEAGHAIDTVLIAIDLGRGKHRMGGSILAQVTQQVGDTVPDVDSAEDLKHFFDAIQALNGAGKLLAYHDRSDGGLWATVCEMAFAGHVGVSLNVDMLTLDPNHEFDYGDAKDWAKQTSGRREDRTLRALFSEELGAVVQVRADERDAVLATLREFGLSACSHVIGKPNANDAIEIYRDAKKIYEAPRVELQRAWSEVSWRISRLRDNPACADAEYDALLDAADPGIAPQLSFDHAEDVAAPFIGKATRPRVAILREQGVNSHLETAYAFDRAGFDAHDVHMSDLLAGRASLADFAGAVACGGFSYGDVLGAGEGWAKTIRFNAQLADMFAAFFARKDTFALGICNGCQMMSSLASMIPGAEAWPKFTRNKSEKFEARTSLVEVQASPSIFFAGMEGSRIPVAVAHGEGFADFSQQGDASRVAVAMRFVDHRGQPTEQYPFNPNGSPHGITSVTTPDGRFTVLMPHTERVHRTVQMSWAPAQWAAAKTDGSPWMRVFQNARKWLG comes from the coding sequence CGGGCAACGGACATAAGGAAAAGGGCGCGGTCGAAACCTTCCTCGTCGTGCCGCGCTTCGGCACCGTGTCGCCGTGGGCGAGCAAGGCCACCGATATCGCGCACCACTGCGGCCTGACGCAGGTGCGCCGCATCGAGCGCGGCATCGAATTCACGGTAGTGCTCAAAGGCGGGCTGCTCGGCGGCAAGAAGGCACTGTCCGACAGCGCGCGCGAAGCAGTCGCCGCGGCGTTGCACGACCGCATGACCGAAAGCGTTGCGCCGTCGCGCGACCATGCGATGCATCTGTTCGACGAACTGCCGGCCAAGCCGCTGCTTACCGTCGACGTTCTCGGTAGCGGCCGCCAGGCGCTCGAACGCGCGAACGCCGAACTGGGCCTCGCGCTCGCCGACGACGAAATCGACTATCTCGTCGACGCCTTCACGAAGCTCGGCCGCAATCCGACCGATGTCGAACTGATGATGTTCGCGCAGGCGAACAGCGAACACTGCCGCCACAAGATCTTCAACGCGCAATGGACGATCGACGGCGAGGCGCAGGACATGTCGCTGTTCGCGATGATCCGCAACACCGAGAAGCTCAATCCGCAGGGCACGATTGTCGCGTATTCGGACAATTCGGCGATCATGCGGGGCGCGCAGGCGGAGCGCTGGTTCCCGCGTCCCGCGCAACAGCAAGGCGCGCTCGCGGAACACTACGGCCGTCACGTCGAGCTCACGCACACGCTGATGAAGGTCGAGACGCACAACCACCCGACCGCGATTTCGCCGTTCCCGGGTGCGGCAACCGGCGCGGGCGGCGAGATTCGCGACGAGGGCGCGACGGGCCGCGGCGCGCGGCCGAAGGCGGGTCTCACCGGCTTCACAGTCTCGAACCTCGATCTGCCCGATGCGCGCGAATCGTGGGAAAACGAGCGCGACGCGACGCAGCCGGTCGGCCACCGCAACAGCGCCGACCAGCATGGCGCATATGGGCGTCCGGACCGCATCGCTTCGCCGCTGCAGATCATGATCGACGGGCCGCTCGGCGGCGCCGCGTTCAACAACGAATTCGGCCGCCCGAACCTCGGCGGCTACTTCCGCACTTACGAGCAGAACGTCGCGGGCCGCGTGCGCGGCTATCACAAGCCGATCATGATCGCGGGCGGCATCGGCAATATCTCCGATGCGCACACGCACAAGCACGATCTGCCCGAAGGGTCGCTGCTGATTCAGCTGGGCGGCCCGGGCATGCGCATCGGCATGGGCGGCGGCGCGGCGAGCTCGATGGCGACCGGCACGAACACGGCTGAGCTCGACTTCGATTCGGTCCAGCGCGGCAACCCGGAAATCGAGCGGCGCGCGCAGGAAGTGATCAACGCGTGCTGGCAGATGGGCGAGCGCAATCCGATTCTGAGCATTCATGACGTCGGCGCGGGCGGGCTTTCGAACGCATTCCCCGAACTGGTCGACGGCGCCGACAAGGGCGCGCATTTCGAGCTGCGCAAGGTGCCGCTCGAAGAGAGCGGATTGTCGCCGCGCGAGATCTGGTCGAACGAAGCGCAGGAACGTTACGTTCTCGCGATCGCGCCGGCGGACCTCGCGAAGTTCGAGGCAATCTGCGACCGCGAGCGTTGTCCGTTCGCGGTGGTCGGCACCGCAACTTCGGAACGCCAGCTGAAGTTGACCGATGACGCGGCAGACGGCGCCGGGCCGCATGACGCCCATGCGCACGAGCCCGTCGATATGCCGATGGAAGTGCTGCTCGGCAAGGCGCCGCGCATGCATCGCGACGTGCAGCGCGCATCGACGGCGCTGCCGGCGGTGGATCTCACGCATGTGTCGTTGAATGAGGTGGCGGCAAGCGTGCTGCGTCACCCGACGGTCGGCAGCAAATCGTTTCTGATCACGATCGGCGACCGTTCGGTCGGCGGCACGACGGTGCGCGACCAGATGGTCGGCCCGTGGCAGGTGCCGGTGGCCGACTGCGCCATCACGACGATGGACTACGCGGGCTTCCACGGCGAAGCGATGACGATGGCCGAGCGCACGCCGCTCGCTGTGATCGACGCGCCGGCGTCGGGCCGCATGGCGGTCGGCGAAGCGGTGACGAATATTGCGTCCGCACCGATTGCCTCGCTCGACAAGCTCAAGCTGTCGGCGAACTGGATGGCCGCATGCGGCAGCCCCGGCGAAGACGCGGCGCTGTACGACACGGTGAAGGCGATCGGCATGGAGCTTTGTCCGGCGCTTGGCATCGGCATTCCGGTCGGCAAGGATTCGCTGTCGATGCGCACCAAGTGGGATGAGAACGGCGTCGCGAAGGAAGTGGTCGCGCCGGTGTCGCTGATCATCTCGGCGTTCGCGCCGGTCGACGATGTGCGCCAGCATCTGACGCCGCAACTGCGCCGCACCGACGAGGCCGGCCACGCAATCGACACGGTGCTGATCGCGATCGACCTCGGCCGCGGCAAGCATCGCATGGGCGGCAGCATTCTCGCGCAGGTCACGCAGCAGGTCGGCGACACGGTGCCCGACGTCGATAGCGCGGAGGACCTCAAGCATTTCTTCGACGCGATCCAGGCGCTGAACGGTGCAGGCAAGCTGCTCGCCTACCACGACCGCTCGGACGGCGGCCTGTGGGCGACGGTCTGCGAAATGGCGTTCGCGGGGCACGTCGGCGTGTCGCTGAACGTCGATATGCTGACGCTCGATCCGAACCATGAGTTCGACTACGGCGATGCGAAAGACTGGGCGAAGCAGACGAGCGGCCGTCGCGAAGACCGCACGCTGCGCGCGCTGTTCAGCGAAGAGTTGGGCGCGGTCGTGCAGGTGCGCGCCGACGAGCGCGATGCGGTGCTCGCGACGCTGCGTGAATTCGGCCTTTCCGCGTGCTCGCACGTGATCGGCAAGCCGAACGCCAACGACGCGATCGAAATCTATCGCGACGCAAAGAAGATCTACGAAGCACCGCGCGTCGAACTGCAGCGCGCGTGGAGCGAAGTAAGCTGGCGCATCTCGCGTCTGCGCGACAACCCCGCATGTGCGGACGCCGAATACGATGCGTTGCTCGACGCGGCCGATCCCGGCATCGCGCCGCAACTGAGCTTCGATCACGCGGAAGACGTCGCTGCGCCGTTCATCGGCAAAGCCACGCGGCCGCGCGTGGCGATTCTGCGCGAGCAGGGCGTCAACTCGCACCTTGAAACCGCGTATGCATTCGACCGCGCGGGCTTCGATGCGCACGACGTGCATATGAGCGATTTGCTCGCCGGCCGCGCCTCGCTGGCGGACTTCGCGGGCGCCGTCGCATGCGGCGGCTTCTCGTACGGCGACGTGCTCGGCGCAGGCGAAGGCTGGGCCAAGACGATCCGCTTCAATGCACAACTCGCCGATATGTTCGCCGCGTTCTTCGCTCGCAAGGACACGTTCGCACTCGGCATTTGCAACGGCTGCCAGATGATGAGCAGCCTTGCGTCGATGATCCCGGGCGCCGAGGCGTGGCCGAAGTTCACGCGGAACAAGTCGGAGAAATTCGAAGCGCGGACCTCGCTCGTCGAAGTGCAGGCTTCGCCGTCGATTTTCTTTGCCGGTATGGAAGGCTCGCGTATTCCGGTGGCGGTCGCGCACGGAGAAGGATTCGCCGATTTCTCGCAGCAGGGCGATGCGTCGCGTGTCGCGGTGGCGATGCGCTTCGTCGACCATCGCGGTCAGCCGACGGAGCAGTATCCGTTCAACCCGAATGGGTCGCCGCACGGCATTACGTCGGTGACGACGCCTGATGGTCGCTTCACGGTGCTGATGCCGCACACGGAGCGCGTGCACCGTACTGTGCAGATGAGCTGGGCGCCGGCGCAATGGGCGGCGGCGAAGACGGACGGCAGCCCGTGGATGCGCGTGTTTCAGAACGCGCGGAAGTGGTTGGGGTAA
- a CDS encoding peptidylprolyl isomerase, with the protein MTLKNTRYWVLLAACAAAPAFAQNIAVVNGTPIPKSRADALVQQLVAQGQQDSPHLEQAVREELINREILMQEAARRGLPARPDVKAQVAVAQQTVVLRALIEDFVKNNQPSDAEVKAKYDELVKEAGGGKEYHLHHILVESEQQAKDLIAKIKGGASFEDLAKQYSKDPGSAKNGGDLDWSDPKAYVPEFATAAEKLQKGQMTDTPVHTQFGWHIIRVDDVRETPPPPLEQVKPQIVQQMQQEKLQAFEENLRKNAKIQ; encoded by the coding sequence ATGACCTTGAAAAACACCCGCTACTGGGTCTTGCTGGCCGCGTGCGCGGCGGCTCCCGCGTTTGCACAGAACATCGCCGTCGTGAACGGTACGCCGATTCCGAAATCCCGTGCCGATGCGCTCGTTCAGCAACTCGTGGCACAAGGTCAGCAGGATTCGCCGCATCTCGAGCAGGCGGTGCGCGAGGAACTGATCAATCGCGAGATCCTGATGCAGGAAGCGGCGCGCCGCGGTCTGCCCGCGCGTCCGGACGTCAAGGCGCAGGTCGCGGTCGCACAGCAGACCGTCGTGCTGCGCGCGCTGATCGAAGACTTCGTGAAGAACAACCAGCCGAGCGACGCCGAGGTCAAGGCGAAGTACGACGAACTCGTCAAGGAAGCAGGCGGCGGCAAGGAATATCACCTGCACCACATCCTCGTCGAGAGCGAGCAGCAGGCGAAGGATCTGATCGCGAAGATCAAGGGCGGCGCGAGCTTTGAAGACCTCGCGAAGCAATACTCGAAGGACCCGGGCTCGGCCAAGAACGGCGGCGACCTCGACTGGTCCGATCCGAAGGCGTATGTGCCTGAGTTCGCGACGGCAGCCGAGAAGCTGCAGAAAGGCCAGATGACCGACACGCCGGTGCACACGCAGTTCGGCTGGCACATCATCCGCGTCGACGATGTGCGCGAAACCCCGCCGCCGCCGCTCGAACAGGTCAAGCCGCAAATCGTCCAGCAGATGCAGCAGGAAAAGCTGCAGGCGTTCGAAGAGAACCTGCGTAAGAACGCGAAGATCCAGTAA
- the mprF gene encoding bifunctional lysylphosphatidylglycerol flippase/synthetase MprF — MHDTDLSSLERVLARVRRLPGAQHWRQCLVPAIALGVCALLLVVFQHLSQTVDYRSVVVQLCHLSVREWVGALGATAASYIALVGRDAVGLRYVGASVPRAPLWVGATVGSALGNATGFGALTGGAVRCRVYGVAGVTPVQVGQMTVFTSVTLALALALMTAAGMVADAPTLAHMTGLAPGTLRVIGGALLVGFAVLIFACRPAAQRVQLSARIRIAFMVPARRDLVAELALAVVDVVAAGLALWTLLPHAGAHIGFVQFVTVYAAAMLLGMIGHTPGGVGVFEAAMVYALGSSVPTPHMLAALLAYRAIYFGAPLVLSAGVLAVFEGHAQKKALASELAQRGAQSVSQLAPLFLAISTFVVGSMLVISGATPAFSKRIAILQTVLPLWVLESSQMLASLFGVLLLFVARGLLRRLDAAWWLALIVAALNLALSLAKGLAFVETGVLCVLIALLLATRTRFDRHSSLFTERFTPGWLASVGIVIALAVWVLFFAFRDVEYSQHLWWQFAFDERAPRALRATLAAGLFAAALACWQLLRPAAGRFEKPAEEDLIEAAGVVRAQERSDAVLAMMGDKSFLFSESRNAFLMYAKRGRTWAALHDPVGPRSEWPALIQRFVALAHAHGGRAAFYQVRADALPLYLDAGLTLMKLGEEAHIALPAFELAGSHRAHLRYALKRGDRDGFSIDVIEPACVPDALPGLREISDAWLASRVAREKSFSVAAFTAGYLAAQSVMLLRQHGKPLAFVTFMTTDLNTEATVGVMRHLPGASPYAMEYLFTQLALHLKSAGFSSLSLGVAPLSGMRPTPLASPLHRGAALAWRFGGWFYNFRGLRSFKDKFQPRWEPRYLAASGSMSVFLTLADLSRLAGGARS, encoded by the coding sequence ATGCATGACACAGACTTATCCAGCCTTGAACGCGTTCTCGCACGCGTAAGGCGCCTGCCCGGCGCGCAGCACTGGCGCCAATGTCTCGTTCCCGCCATCGCGCTCGGCGTCTGCGCGCTTCTGCTCGTCGTCTTCCAGCATCTGTCGCAGACCGTGGACTACCGTTCGGTCGTCGTCCAGCTATGTCATCTGTCGGTCAGGGAATGGGTCGGCGCGCTCGGCGCAACCGCGGCGAGCTACATCGCGCTGGTCGGGCGCGATGCGGTCGGACTGCGCTACGTCGGCGCGAGCGTGCCACGTGCGCCGCTGTGGGTCGGCGCGACGGTCGGCTCGGCGCTCGGCAATGCGACCGGCTTCGGCGCGCTGACGGGCGGCGCCGTGCGCTGCCGCGTGTACGGCGTCGCCGGCGTGACGCCCGTGCAAGTCGGCCAGATGACCGTGTTCACGAGCGTCACGCTGGCGCTCGCCCTCGCGCTGATGACGGCAGCCGGCATGGTCGCGGATGCGCCGACGCTGGCCCACATGACCGGCCTCGCTCCCGGCACGCTGCGCGTGATCGGCGGCGCCCTGCTCGTGGGCTTCGCGGTGCTGATTTTTGCCTGCCGCCCGGCTGCGCAGCGCGTGCAGCTATCCGCGCGCATCAGGATTGCCTTTATGGTGCCGGCGCGCCGCGATCTGGTCGCGGAACTGGCGCTCGCGGTCGTCGACGTCGTGGCGGCCGGCCTCGCGCTGTGGACGCTCCTGCCGCACGCCGGCGCGCACATCGGCTTCGTTCAGTTCGTCACGGTCTACGCCGCCGCGATGCTGCTCGGCATGATCGGCCACACGCCGGGCGGGGTCGGCGTATTCGAAGCGGCGATGGTCTATGCGCTGGGCTCGAGCGTGCCGACGCCGCATATGCTCGCGGCGCTGCTCGCCTACCGCGCGATCTACTTTGGCGCGCCGCTCGTGTTGTCGGCGGGCGTGCTGGCCGTGTTCGAGGGACACGCGCAGAAAAAGGCGCTCGCCTCCGAACTCGCGCAGCGCGGCGCGCAAAGCGTGTCGCAGCTTGCGCCGCTGTTTCTGGCGATCAGCACGTTTGTGGTCGGCAGCATGCTGGTCATTTCCGGCGCGACGCCGGCGTTCTCGAAGCGCATTGCGATTCTGCAGACCGTGTTGCCGCTGTGGGTGCTCGAAAGCTCGCAGATGCTCGCCAGCCTGTTCGGCGTGCTGCTGCTGTTCGTGGCGCGTGGTCTATTGAGGCGGCTCGACGCCGCCTGGTGGCTCGCGCTGATCGTCGCCGCGCTGAACCTCGCGCTGTCGCTGGCGAAGGGGCTCGCATTCGTCGAAACGGGCGTGCTGTGCGTACTGATCGCGCTACTGCTCGCGACGCGCACGCGCTTTGACCGGCATTCGTCGCTGTTCACCGAGCGCTTTACGCCGGGCTGGCTCGCTTCGGTCGGCATTGTGATTGCGCTGGCGGTCTGGGTGCTGTTCTTCGCGTTTCGCGACGTCGAATACTCGCAGCACCTGTGGTGGCAATTCGCCTTCGACGAGCGCGCCCCGCGTGCGCTGCGCGCGACGCTCGCGGCCGGCCTCTTCGCGGCGGCGCTCGCATGCTGGCAGCTGCTGCGGCCGGCCGCCGGCCGCTTCGAAAAGCCGGCCGAAGAAGACCTGATCGAAGCAGCCGGCGTGGTGCGCGCGCAGGAGCGCAGCGACGCGGTGCTCGCGATGATGGGCGACAAGAGCTTCCTCTTTTCCGAGTCGCGCAACGCCTTTCTGATGTACGCGAAACGCGGGCGCACGTGGGCGGCGCTGCACGATCCGGTCGGGCCGCGCAGCGAATGGCCCGCGCTGATCCAGCGTTTCGTCGCGCTCGCGCATGCGCACGGCGGCCGCGCGGCGTTCTATCAGGTGCGCGCCGATGCGTTGCCGCTTTATCTCGATGCCGGCCTCACCCTGATGAAGCTTGGCGAAGAAGCACATATCGCGTTGCCCGCGTTCGAACTGGCCGGCTCGCATCGCGCGCATCTGCGCTATGCGTTAAAGCGCGGCGACCGCGATGGCTTCTCGATCGACGTGATCGAACCGGCTTGCGTGCCCGATGCGCTGCCCGGTCTGCGCGAAATATCGGATGCGTGGCTGGCGAGCCGCGTCGCGCGCGAGAAGAGCTTTTCGGTGGCGGCTTTCACGGCGGGCTACCTCGCCGCGCAGTCGGTGATGCTGTTGCGTCAGCACGGCAAGCCGCTTGCGTTCGTCACGTTTATGACCACCGACCTCAATACCGAGGCAACGGTCGGCGTGATGCGCCATTTGCCCGGCGCTTCGCCTTATGCCATGGAATATCTGTTCACGCAGCTCGCGTTGCATCTGAAAAGCGCGGGCTTCAGCTCGCTGAGCCTCGGCGTCGCGCCGCTGTCCGGTATGCGGCCGACGCCGCTTGCGTCGCCCCTGCATCGCGGCGCGGCGCTCGCGTGGCGCTTCGGCGGCTGGTTCTACAACTTCCGCGGGCTGCGCAGCTTCAAGGACAAGTTCCAGCCGCGCTGGGAGCCGCGTTATCTGGCAGCGTCGGGGTCGATGAGCGTGTTTCTGACGTTGGCGGATTTGTCGCGTTTAGCGGGTGGAGCGCGGTCGTGA